In the Oncorhynchus tshawytscha isolate Ot180627B linkage group LG17, Otsh_v2.0, whole genome shotgun sequence genome, one interval contains:
- the elapor2b gene encoding endosome/lysosome-associated apoptosis and autophagy regulator family member 2 isoform X1, with product MREESLGFCFLNCFLFIISARQWVSASRNLRPCNETDYYYEYTECDSVGSRWRVAIPHILGTCSALPTPTRGTDCSFSCAVGEFLEMSAQQCTPCAAGSYSLGSGVRFDQWDTIPAGFTSLATYMDPGPSGEESQACNSSSWTPQGVYLESSRDECTVSLVYAVHLEQQGSVSFSYQYPDNNIFFEFYVQNEQCQEMAQTDDQKWIKLTTNGEWDTHTVNLKSGTNILYWRTTGILVGGKMVKPVLLRNIQIEGVAYTSECFPCRPGWFSSSPGSSSCQPCPRNTSSNKGAASCTSCPDTQYSHEGWSQCKERPPCSEKDYFQIHTACDSEGKTQVMYRWVEPRICEENVTGAVALPPTGEREACPPCNPGYYNTNDSTCFPCPPGTHSDGTSVCEECPAGTEPVLGYEYKWWNVLPSNMKTSCFNVGNSKCDDMNGWEVAGDHIRSGAGGSDNDYLILNLHVPGFKLPTSLAGMTGTEFGRITFVFETMCSADCELYFMMDVNRKSTTVVESWEGSKERQSYTHIMTRNASVSYTWAFQRTNQAQDVRRYISDVVILYSVSVTNVQDGVASACRACALLSQSSQRSGSCIPCPAGFYIDRDTNRCQECPPNTYLSGHHTYGEDACLPCGPGSKSNKEHSRCYSDCSFSHTEHNRTLTFDLSSLSPVASLTIGPSFTSKGTKYLHVFNVSLCGHQGKMAAVCTDNVTDLANKDMGSDSTQFVNSVDSFICQSTIIPADGRGFRMALASQSISLADTFLGATVDSDLDGINARPELFSDNSKGIPDINFFYRSTQATGSCERGRSAVMTIRCNPEKMDHGQLTVPSACPAGTCDGCTFHFLWESGSACPHCTQDDYHQIEGACKGGVQVTLSVWNEPKLCTKGMSLPAKSSAPCEAIALWLKVGVGGGAFLAVLLVSLTFYFWKKNKRLEYKYSRLVMSANKECELPVADSCALAEGEEPEDDVVYSHKPSLLGKLRAIANKQREGDSSESVQLKSSQSERWVWG from the exons ATGAGGGAAGAGTCACTCGGGTTCTGTTTTCTTAATTGTTTTTTATTCATCATCAGCGCCCGGCAATGGGTGTCCGCGAGCAGGAACCTGCGCCCGTGCAATGAG ACAGACTACTACTATGAGTATACAGAGTGTGACAGTGTAGGGTCTCGATGGAGGGTGGCCATCCCCCACATTCTGGGCACCTGCTCAGCCCTGCCTACTCCCACCAGAGGAACAGACTGct cgTTCTCGTGTGCGGTGGGAGAGTTCCTAGAGATGTCCGCTCAGCAATGTACGCCTTGTGCTGCCGGCTCCTATTCGCTGGGCAGTGGGGTGCGTTTCGACCAATGGGACACTATCCCTGCCGGCTTCACCAGCCTGGCCACCTATATGGACCCAGGACCcagtggagaggagagtcagGCCTGTAATAG CTCGTCGTGGACGCCGCAGGGTGTGTATCTGGAGTCTAGTCGTGATGAGTGCACCGTGTCTCTGGTCTACGCTGTGCATCTGGAGCAGCAGGGCTCTGTCTCCTTCAGCTACCAGTACCCTGACAACAACATATTTTTTGAGTTCTAT GTCCAGAACGAGCAGTGTCAGGAGATGGCCCAGACAGACGATCAGAAGTGGATCAAACTCACCACCAACGGAGAGTGGGACACACACACG GTGAATCTGAAGTCTGGCACTAACATACTGTACTGGAGGACGACAGGGATCCTGGTCGGAGGGAAGATGGTTAAACCAGTGTTGCTCAGGAACATCCAGATTGAGG GTGTTGCCTACACCTCGGAGTGTTTCCCGTGCCGACCAGGCTGGTTTAGCTCCTCCCCTGGCTCCTCCTCCTGCCAGCCCTGCCCCAGGAACACATCGTCTAACAAGGGAGCCGCCTCCTGTACTTCCTGCCCCGACACACAGTACTCAC ATGAAGGATGGTCACAGTGTAAGGAGAGGCCTCCATGTTCAGAGAAGGATTACTTTCAGATCCACACAGCCTGCGACAGCGAGGGAAAG ACTCAGGTGATGTACCGGTGGGTGGAGCCAAGGATCTGTGAGGAGAATGTGACGGGCGCTGTGGCACTGCCccctacaggagagagagaggcctgcccTCCCTGTAACCCTGGTTACTACAACACCAACGACTCCACCTGCTTCCCCTGTCCTCCTGGAACACACTCTGACGGCacctcag tGTGTGAGGAGTGTCCTGCGGGGACAGAGCCAGTACTGGGGTATGAGTATAAATGGTGGAACGTCCTCCCTTCCAACATGAAGACTTCCTGCTTCAACGTGGGCAACTCCAAGTGTGACGACATGAACG GCTGGGAGGTGGCAGGGGATCACATCCGCAGCGGTGCTGGAGGCTCGGATAACGATTACCTCATCCTGAACCTGCATGTTCCTGGCTTCAA GTTACCCACATCACTTGCTGGGATGACCGGGACTGAGTTTGGCCGGATCACCTTCGTCTTCGAGACAATGTGCTCTGCCGACTGTGAGCTCTACTTCATGATG GATGTGAACAGGAAGAGCACCACAGTGGTGGAGTCATGGGAGGGCAGTAAGGAgagacagagttacacacacatcATGACCAGGAATGCATCCGTATCATACACTTGGGCCTTCCAGAGGACCAACCAGGCTCAGgac GTGCGGCGGTACATCAGTGACGTGGTGATACTCTACTCGGTGAGTGTGACAAATGTCCAGGATGGCGTGGCATCTGCGTGCCGGGCCTGCGCCCTCCTATCCCAGAGTTCTCAGCGGTCTGGGTCGTGTATTCCATGCCCAGCTGGGTTCTACATTGACAGAGACACCAACCGGTGCCAGGAGTGCCCCCCCAACACATACCTGTCTGGTCACCACACATATGGAGAAGACGCGTGTCTGCCCTGTGGCCCCGGGAGTAAGAGCAACAAG GAGCACTCTCGTTGCTATAGCGACTGCTCCTTCAGTCACACGGAGCACAACCGTACCCTGACCTTTGACCTGAGCTCTCTGAGCCCCGTGGCCTCGCTCACCATCGGCCCCAGCTTCACCTCTAAAGGCACAAAGTACCTCCACGTCTTCAACGTCAGCCTGTGTggacaccag GGGAAGATGGCAGCTGTCTGCACAGATAATGTCACCGATCTCGCCAACAAGGACATGGGGAGTGATTCCACCCAGTTCGTCAACTCAGTGGACAGCTTCATCTGTCAATCAACTATCATTCCTGCGGATGGGCGGGGCTTCAGGATGGCTCTGGCATCCCAGTCTATCAGTCTGGCTGATACCTTCCTCG gAGCGACAGTGGACAGTGATTTAGACGGAATAAACGCCAGACCAGAACTCTTCTCTGACAACTCAAAAGGCATTCCAGACATCAACTTCTTCTACAG gtcTACTCAGGCGACTGGATCCTGTGAGCGTGGTCGGAGTGCGGTCATGACAATACGCTGCAACCCAGAGAAGATGGACCACGGGCAACTCACAGTGCCCAG tgcgtgCCCTGCAGGTACATGTGACGGCTGTACTTTTCACTTCCTATGGGAGAGTGGGAGCGCCTGTCCCCACTGCACCCAGGATGACTATCACCAGATAGAGGGAGCCTGCAAGGGAGGGGTCCAG gtgactcTGTCTGTGTGGAATGAGCCAAAGCTGTGCACCAAAGGCATGTCCCTGCCAGCTAAGAGCTCCGCCCCATGCGAGGCCATTGCCCTATGGCTAAAGGTGGGGGTAGGGGGCGGGGCCTTCTTAGCTGTGCTGCTCGTCTCTCTCACCTTCTATTTCTGGAAGAAGAACAAGAG GCTGGAGTATAAGTATTCTCGGTTGGTGATGTCAGCCAATAAGGAATGTGAGCTGCCGGTGGCGGATAGCTGTGCCCTGGCCGAGGGGGAGGAGCCTGAAGATGACGTGGTCTACTCCCACAAACCCTCACTGCTCGGCAAGCTCAGGGCCATCGCCAACaag cagagggagggagacagcagTGAGTCAGTACAGCTGAAGTCATCCCAGTCTGAGAGATGGGTCTGGGGGTAA
- the elapor2b gene encoding endosome/lysosome-associated apoptosis and autophagy regulator family member 2 isoform X2, with protein sequence MSAQQCTPCAAGSYSLGSGVRFDQWDTIPAGFTSLATYMDPGPSGEESQACNSSSWTPQGVYLESSRDECTVSLVYAVHLEQQGSVSFSYQYPDNNIFFEFYVQNEQCQEMAQTDDQKWIKLTTNGEWDTHTVNLKSGTNILYWRTTGILVGGKMVKPVLLRNIQIEGVAYTSECFPCRPGWFSSSPGSSSCQPCPRNTSSNKGAASCTSCPDTQYSHEGWSQCKERPPCSEKDYFQIHTACDSEGKTQVMYRWVEPRICEENVTGAVALPPTGEREACPPCNPGYYNTNDSTCFPCPPGTHSDGTSVCEECPAGTEPVLGYEYKWWNVLPSNMKTSCFNVGNSKCDDMNGWEVAGDHIRSGAGGSDNDYLILNLHVPGFKLPTSLAGMTGTEFGRITFVFETMCSADCELYFMMDVNRKSTTVVESWEGSKERQSYTHIMTRNASVSYTWAFQRTNQAQDVRRYISDVVILYSVSVTNVQDGVASACRACALLSQSSQRSGSCIPCPAGFYIDRDTNRCQECPPNTYLSGHHTYGEDACLPCGPGSKSNKEHSRCYSDCSFSHTEHNRTLTFDLSSLSPVASLTIGPSFTSKGTKYLHVFNVSLCGHQGKMAAVCTDNVTDLANKDMGSDSTQFVNSVDSFICQSTIIPADGRGFRMALASQSISLADTFLGATVDSDLDGINARPELFSDNSKGIPDINFFYRSTQATGSCERGRSAVMTIRCNPEKMDHGQLTVPSACPAGTCDGCTFHFLWESGSACPHCTQDDYHQIEGACKGGVQVTLSVWNEPKLCTKGMSLPAKSSAPCEAIALWLKVGVGGGAFLAVLLVSLTFYFWKKNKRLEYKYSRLVMSANKECELPVADSCALAEGEEPEDDVVYSHKPSLLGKLRAIANKQREGDSSESVQLKSSQSERWVWG encoded by the exons ATGTCCGCTCAGCAATGTACGCCTTGTGCTGCCGGCTCCTATTCGCTGGGCAGTGGGGTGCGTTTCGACCAATGGGACACTATCCCTGCCGGCTTCACCAGCCTGGCCACCTATATGGACCCAGGACCcagtggagaggagagtcagGCCTGTAATAG CTCGTCGTGGACGCCGCAGGGTGTGTATCTGGAGTCTAGTCGTGATGAGTGCACCGTGTCTCTGGTCTACGCTGTGCATCTGGAGCAGCAGGGCTCTGTCTCCTTCAGCTACCAGTACCCTGACAACAACATATTTTTTGAGTTCTAT GTCCAGAACGAGCAGTGTCAGGAGATGGCCCAGACAGACGATCAGAAGTGGATCAAACTCACCACCAACGGAGAGTGGGACACACACACG GTGAATCTGAAGTCTGGCACTAACATACTGTACTGGAGGACGACAGGGATCCTGGTCGGAGGGAAGATGGTTAAACCAGTGTTGCTCAGGAACATCCAGATTGAGG GTGTTGCCTACACCTCGGAGTGTTTCCCGTGCCGACCAGGCTGGTTTAGCTCCTCCCCTGGCTCCTCCTCCTGCCAGCCCTGCCCCAGGAACACATCGTCTAACAAGGGAGCCGCCTCCTGTACTTCCTGCCCCGACACACAGTACTCAC ATGAAGGATGGTCACAGTGTAAGGAGAGGCCTCCATGTTCAGAGAAGGATTACTTTCAGATCCACACAGCCTGCGACAGCGAGGGAAAG ACTCAGGTGATGTACCGGTGGGTGGAGCCAAGGATCTGTGAGGAGAATGTGACGGGCGCTGTGGCACTGCCccctacaggagagagagaggcctgcccTCCCTGTAACCCTGGTTACTACAACACCAACGACTCCACCTGCTTCCCCTGTCCTCCTGGAACACACTCTGACGGCacctcag tGTGTGAGGAGTGTCCTGCGGGGACAGAGCCAGTACTGGGGTATGAGTATAAATGGTGGAACGTCCTCCCTTCCAACATGAAGACTTCCTGCTTCAACGTGGGCAACTCCAAGTGTGACGACATGAACG GCTGGGAGGTGGCAGGGGATCACATCCGCAGCGGTGCTGGAGGCTCGGATAACGATTACCTCATCCTGAACCTGCATGTTCCTGGCTTCAA GTTACCCACATCACTTGCTGGGATGACCGGGACTGAGTTTGGCCGGATCACCTTCGTCTTCGAGACAATGTGCTCTGCCGACTGTGAGCTCTACTTCATGATG GATGTGAACAGGAAGAGCACCACAGTGGTGGAGTCATGGGAGGGCAGTAAGGAgagacagagttacacacacatcATGACCAGGAATGCATCCGTATCATACACTTGGGCCTTCCAGAGGACCAACCAGGCTCAGgac GTGCGGCGGTACATCAGTGACGTGGTGATACTCTACTCGGTGAGTGTGACAAATGTCCAGGATGGCGTGGCATCTGCGTGCCGGGCCTGCGCCCTCCTATCCCAGAGTTCTCAGCGGTCTGGGTCGTGTATTCCATGCCCAGCTGGGTTCTACATTGACAGAGACACCAACCGGTGCCAGGAGTGCCCCCCCAACACATACCTGTCTGGTCACCACACATATGGAGAAGACGCGTGTCTGCCCTGTGGCCCCGGGAGTAAGAGCAACAAG GAGCACTCTCGTTGCTATAGCGACTGCTCCTTCAGTCACACGGAGCACAACCGTACCCTGACCTTTGACCTGAGCTCTCTGAGCCCCGTGGCCTCGCTCACCATCGGCCCCAGCTTCACCTCTAAAGGCACAAAGTACCTCCACGTCTTCAACGTCAGCCTGTGTggacaccag GGGAAGATGGCAGCTGTCTGCACAGATAATGTCACCGATCTCGCCAACAAGGACATGGGGAGTGATTCCACCCAGTTCGTCAACTCAGTGGACAGCTTCATCTGTCAATCAACTATCATTCCTGCGGATGGGCGGGGCTTCAGGATGGCTCTGGCATCCCAGTCTATCAGTCTGGCTGATACCTTCCTCG gAGCGACAGTGGACAGTGATTTAGACGGAATAAACGCCAGACCAGAACTCTTCTCTGACAACTCAAAAGGCATTCCAGACATCAACTTCTTCTACAG gtcTACTCAGGCGACTGGATCCTGTGAGCGTGGTCGGAGTGCGGTCATGACAATACGCTGCAACCCAGAGAAGATGGACCACGGGCAACTCACAGTGCCCAG tgcgtgCCCTGCAGGTACATGTGACGGCTGTACTTTTCACTTCCTATGGGAGAGTGGGAGCGCCTGTCCCCACTGCACCCAGGATGACTATCACCAGATAGAGGGAGCCTGCAAGGGAGGGGTCCAG gtgactcTGTCTGTGTGGAATGAGCCAAAGCTGTGCACCAAAGGCATGTCCCTGCCAGCTAAGAGCTCCGCCCCATGCGAGGCCATTGCCCTATGGCTAAAGGTGGGGGTAGGGGGCGGGGCCTTCTTAGCTGTGCTGCTCGTCTCTCTCACCTTCTATTTCTGGAAGAAGAACAAGAG GCTGGAGTATAAGTATTCTCGGTTGGTGATGTCAGCCAATAAGGAATGTGAGCTGCCGGTGGCGGATAGCTGTGCCCTGGCCGAGGGGGAGGAGCCTGAAGATGACGTGGTCTACTCCCACAAACCCTCACTGCTCGGCAAGCTCAGGGCCATCGCCAACaag cagagggagggagacagcagTGAGTCAGTACAGCTGAAGTCATCCCAGTCTGAGAGATGGGTCTGGGGGTAA
- the LOC112217016 gene encoding tetraspanin-9 encodes MARGCLCCVKYMLFLFNLLFWLGGCGLLGVGVWLSVSQGSFATLSPSFPSISAANLIITLGAVIMVTGFLGCLGAIKENKCLLLSFFITLLVILLAELILLILFFVYTDNVSDNARQDLQEGLALYSTNNNAGLRNAWNTIQTEWHCCGVNGYTDWHTALQEKVVPDHCCQDIYQDCGRNATNQFWTRGCYEKVEEWLDDNKHLLGTIAMCVLVIQLLGMAFSMTLYQQIHRSGKKYEA; translated from the exons ATGGCTCGCGGCTGCCTCTGCTGTGTCAAATACATGTTGTTCCTCTTCAACCTGCTCTTCTGG TTGGGGGGCTGTGGTTTGTTGGGTGTGGGGGTGTGGTTGTCTGTGTCTCAGGGCAGCTTTGCCACCCTATCACCATCCTTCCCCTCCATCTCTGCTGCGAACCTCATCATCACCCTGGGTGCTGTCATCATGGTTACAGGCTTCCTGGGTTGCCTGGGTGCCATCAAGGAGAACAAGTGTCTGCTGCTGAGT TTCTTCATCACGTTGTTGGTTATTCTGTTGGCGGAGCTGATCCTTCTCATCCTGTTCTTCGTATACACAGACAAT GTGAGTGATAACGCCAGACAGGACCTGCAAGAGGGACTTGCTCTGTACAGCACCAACAACAACGCTGGCCTCCGCAACGCCTGGAACACCATACAGACAGAG tggCATTGTTGTGGGGTGAATGGGTACACAGACTGGCACACTGCCCTGCAGGAGAAGGTGGTTCCTGACCACTGCTGTCAGGATATCTACCAGGACTGTGGGCGCAATGCCACCAACCAGTTCTGGACACGG GGTTGCTatgagaaggtggaggagtggcTGGAtgacaataaacacctgctgggAACCATCGCCATGTGTGTTCTGGTCATAcag CTCCTGGGTATGGCCTTCTCCATGACTTTGTACCAGCAGATCCACCGATCCGGGAAGAAGTACGAAgcttag